A single Gloeocapsa sp. DLM2.Bin57 DNA region contains:
- a CDS encoding Uma2 family endonuclease has protein sequence MTKINLYPIKDQISAKFAAICQENPNLSLELSATGELRVMSPTGGETGRQNAYLLGLFFVWNQANQLGVLFDSSTCFRLSNGALFSPDLAWVTLERWNNLSKDEQQKFPPLAPDFVLELLSPSDSLPQLQNKMREYLQGGVPLGWLLNPNLKSLEIYRLNSEVEILSNPLTIAAEKILPGLVINLTSIWG, from the coding sequence ATGACTAAAATTAATTTATACCCTATTAAAGACCAAATTAGTGCTAAATTTGCGGCAATATGTCAAGAAAACCCTAATTTATCCTTAGAATTATCGGCGACAGGAGAATTAAGAGTCATGTCACCTACAGGAGGAGAAACAGGAAGACAAAACGCTTATTTACTTGGTTTATTTTTTGTCTGGAATCAAGCTAACCAGTTAGGGGTTTTATTTGATTCTTCTACTTGTTTTCGCTTATCAAATGGGGCGTTATTTTCTCCTGATTTAGCTTGGGTTACCCTAGAGAGGTGGAATAACCTAAGCAAAGATGAACAGCAAAAGTTTCCCCCTTTAGCTCCCGATTTTGTGTTAGAGTTATTATCACCTAGTGATTCACTGCCACAACTCCAAAATAAGATGAGAGAGTATCTCCAAGGTGGAGTACCTTTAGGATGGTTATTAAATCCCAATCTCAAAAGCCTAGAAATCTATCGTTTAAATAGTGAAGTAGAGATATTATCTAATCCTCTTACTATTGCCGCAGAAAAAATTTTACCTGGATTAGTAATTAATTTAACGTCTATTTGGGGTTAG
- a CDS encoding DUF2993 domain-containing protein, with translation MKDIISKVLSPAVNLWLHSQLDKVEQLQINITGTNRQILTGYIPGVSLGSIAPVYQGIHLNQVELTGENIKINLGQVIKGQPLRLLEPILVKGKIALEQTQLNLSLSSDLLTTALTDLLKSFIKGDYLHNLQINWQNLEIHSDKLILRAIAIDSQGTIVTPISWKSGLSLASHRKLLLHPIQIETSSEQITLHNYEVDLGSQVQLENLTLAQGRIDCYGTATIVSE, from the coding sequence ATGAAGGATATCATTAGTAAAGTTCTCTCTCCCGCGGTTAATCTCTGGTTACACTCTCAATTAGACAAAGTCGAACAACTGCAAATTAACATCACTGGTACTAATCGTCAGATTTTAACTGGTTATATTCCTGGAGTTTCCCTAGGGAGTATCGCACCAGTGTATCAAGGGATACATTTAAACCAAGTAGAATTGACGGGAGAAAACATTAAAATCAATTTAGGACAAGTAATTAAAGGTCAACCCCTTCGTTTACTCGAACCAATTCTGGTTAAGGGTAAAATTGCTTTAGAACAAACACAACTGAATCTCTCACTCTCTTCTGATTTATTAACTACTGCTTTGACAGACTTATTAAAAAGCTTTATCAAGGGTGATTATCTCCATAATTTACAGATAAACTGGCAAAATCTGGAGATTCACTCTGATAAACTTATTCTTAGGGCGATCGCCATCGATTCTCAAGGAACGATCGTTACTCCCATTAGTTGGAAATCAGGTTTAAGTTTAGCTAGTCACCGTAAACTACTCTTACACCCCATTCAAATTGAAACCAGTAGCGAACAAATCACCTTACATAACTATGAGGTTGATTTAGGTTCACAAGTACAACTAGAAAACCTAACCCTTGCTCAAGGTAGAATAGATTGTTATGGTACTGCTACCATTGTATCTGAGTAA
- a CDS encoding fibronectin/fibrinogen-binding protein — MQPVDYTTMIGSCAELARDWLPARLEQVYQRDRYTISLNLRTVKHRGWLDISWHPQGARICLGSPPPRIADTFTFSDQLRHQLKGFALTQIIPVTPWERVLDLQFAKRPGEEPIWHLYVEIMAKYSNVILTNAEQQIITVAHQVSSTQSSLRPLQTGGSYEFPPPLTTETPNLEEDYQSWQKKVNLIPREIATGLLKTYRGLSPNLARSLVSKANLNPKQSTESLSPSDWEQLFTVWREWLTHLKEKQFIPVWTKEGYHVLGWEEVKPADGVNQLLDHYYTQQLSQQVFQQLRHQLEQKITYHLGKLKTKRDTFQAKLEESTEAEAYRYKADLLMANLQKWQPGLKSITLEDFSTAEPVTIPLNPEKNAVQNAQQLYKQHQKLKRAKDAVIPLWEETQGEINYLEQIEVNLNQLDNYQSEEDLLTLREIKAELIQQKYLPSPQQDHNLQSNSEPRRYTTPSGFTLLIGRNNRQNELLTFRIATDYDLWFHTQEIPGSHVLLRLDPGSIPTEEDLQFTADLTAYYSKARESEQVPVIYTEPKHVYKPKGSPPGIAIYKKERVIWGRPQVAKAYSDTMVAVP, encoded by the coding sequence ATGCAGCCAGTCGATTATACAACAATGATAGGTAGTTGTGCTGAATTAGCAAGAGACTGGTTACCCGCGAGGTTAGAACAAGTCTATCAGCGCGATCGCTATACAATCTCCTTAAATTTACGTACGGTAAAACACAGAGGATGGTTAGATATCTCTTGGCATCCCCAAGGTGCGAGAATATGTTTAGGATCACCTCCTCCTCGTATTGCCGATACTTTTACCTTTAGTGATCAACTCAGACACCAACTCAAAGGATTTGCCTTAACTCAAATCATCCCTGTGACTCCTTGGGAAAGAGTCTTAGACTTACAATTTGCCAAACGTCCAGGAGAAGAGCCTATTTGGCATCTCTACGTAGAAATTATGGCTAAATACAGTAACGTCATTTTGACCAACGCAGAACAACAAATCATTACTGTAGCCCATCAAGTTAGTTCTACTCAATCGAGTTTACGTCCTTTACAAACAGGAGGAAGCTACGAATTTCCCCCACCCTTAACTACAGAAACACCTAATCTAGAAGAAGATTATCAAAGTTGGCAAAAAAAGGTTAACCTCATTCCTAGAGAAATTGCTACTGGATTATTAAAAACTTATCGGGGATTAAGTCCTAATTTAGCCCGTAGTTTAGTCAGCAAAGCTAATTTAAACCCCAAACAATCCACCGAGTCATTATCTCCCTCTGATTGGGAACAACTATTTACTGTGTGGAGAGAGTGGTTAACTCATCTAAAGGAAAAACAATTTATACCCGTATGGACAAAAGAAGGTTATCACGTCTTAGGGTGGGAAGAGGTAAAACCTGCAGATGGAGTTAATCAACTTCTCGATCATTATTATACTCAACAACTCAGTCAACAGGTTTTTCAACAACTACGACATCAATTAGAGCAAAAAATTACCTATCATCTCGGGAAGCTTAAAACCAAAAGAGATACATTTCAAGCCAAACTAGAGGAATCCACAGAAGCAGAAGCATACCGCTACAAAGCTGATTTATTGATGGCTAATCTACAAAAATGGCAACCTGGATTAAAGAGCATCACACTAGAAGACTTTAGCACAGCAGAACCCGTAACTATTCCCCTCAATCCCGAGAAAAACGCTGTCCAAAACGCACAACAGCTTTATAAACAACATCAAAAACTCAAAAGAGCAAAAGATGCGGTTATACCTCTATGGGAAGAAACTCAAGGAGAGATTAATTATTTAGAACAAATAGAAGTTAATCTTAACCAATTAGATAATTATCAATCAGAAGAAGACTTACTTACTCTCAGAGAAATTAAAGCAGAATTAATCCAACAAAAGTATCTCCCTTCTCCCCAACAAGATCATAACCTGCAAAGTAATTCCGAACCTCGTCGTTATACTACTCCCTCTGGGTTTACCTTATTGATTGGCAGAAATAACCGACAAAATGAACTACTTACTTTTCGGATTGCGACAGACTATGACCTGTGGTTTCATACTCAAGAAATCCCTGGTAGTCATGTTTTATTACGTTTAGATCCAGGAAGCATACCTACTGAAGAGGATTTACAATTTACTGCTGATTTAACCGCTTACTATAGCAAAGCTAGAGAAAGTGAACAAGTCCCCGTGATTTATACTGAACCCAAACATGTATATAAACCCAAAGGCTCGCCACCTGGTATAGCCATATACAAAAAAGAACGGGTTATTTGGGGACGTCCACAGGTAGCTAAAGCTTACTCAGATACAATGGTAGCAGTACCATAA
- a CDS encoding N-acetyltransferase family protein has product MFKQIREATELDLPVIVEIYNASIPDRLATADLVPVTLESRLHWFQVHKSGDRPIWVLEIDGKIAGWLSFQSFYGRPAYRHTAEISIYVSPDWRRQGVGQELLTKAIMESPKLNITTLLAFVFAHNQPSLTLFKKQGFQQWGYLPGVAKLDAQIRDLVILGRKV; this is encoded by the coding sequence ATGTTTAAACAAATTCGGGAAGCAACAGAACTAGATTTACCAGTTATTGTAGAAATTTATAACGCTAGTATCCCAGATCGCTTAGCTACAGCTGATTTAGTCCCTGTTACCCTAGAAAGTCGTCTCCATTGGTTTCAAGTCCATAAATCTGGCGATCGCCCTATTTGGGTATTAGAAATAGATGGTAAAATCGCGGGATGGTTGAGTTTTCAGAGTTTTTATGGACGTCCCGCTTATCGTCATACTGCAGAAATTAGTATTTATGTATCACCTGATTGGCGACGTCAAGGGGTAGGTCAAGAATTATTGACAAAAGCGATTATGGAGAGTCCTAAGTTAAATATTACTACTCTTTTAGCCTTTGTTTTTGCTCATAATCAACCAAGTTTAACTTTATTTAAAAAACAGGGGTTTCAACAATGGGGTTATTTACCTGGAGTTGCTAAACTTGACGCTCAAATTAGAGATTTAGTTATTTTAGGTCGAAAAGTATAA
- the malQ gene encoding 4-alpha-glucanotransferase, with product MMLFKRVSGILLHPTSLPSRFGIGDLGESAYRFVDFLADSFQQLWQILPLGPVGYGNSPYSCYSAFAGYSLLISIDRLVGDGLLSNDDLANLPEFHLEKVDYQSVEEVKAPLLRKAYQNFCQQPNPEQKQRFQDFCQQQQHWLDNYSLFRAVKDENGGVAWNFWPEDIASHKATAVEAARERLASDIGYHKFLQFVFFQQWQDLRNYAHQRGVKIIGDIPIYVAHDSADVWANTRFFCLDQKTLGSSTMAGVPPDCFSDTGQLWGNPIYLWKRLEENNFSWWVQRLKTMLEYVDIIRVDHFRAFESFWAVKPGETTAIQGKWLKTPGEKLFQVLAEELGDIPIIAEDLGIITPEVEALRDKFNFPGMKVIQFAFDSDRANPFLPYNYVDRNCVVYTGTHDNDTTMGWFLARSPEAQARVRDYLGCISPEGIHWSLIRLAMSSVANVAIFPLQDILGLENWARMNMPSTATGNWEWRYHPDALTRELSDRLKYYTWLYGRAP from the coding sequence ATTATGTTATTTAAAAGAGTCAGCGGTATCTTGTTACATCCTACTTCCCTTCCTTCCCGTTTTGGTATTGGTGATTTAGGAGAGTCAGCTTATCGCTTCGTCGATTTTTTAGCGGATAGTTTTCAACAATTATGGCAAATTTTACCTTTAGGTCCTGTTGGTTATGGTAATTCTCCTTATTCCTGTTATTCTGCTTTTGCGGGTTATTCACTATTAATTAGTATAGATAGGCTGGTTGGAGATGGGTTATTGTCTAATGATGATTTAGCTAACCTTCCTGAATTTCACTTAGAAAAAGTGGATTATCAATCGGTAGAAGAGGTGAAAGCCCCTTTATTACGTAAAGCTTACCAAAACTTTTGCCAACAACCTAACCCTGAACAAAAACAAAGGTTTCAAGATTTTTGTCAGCAACAACAACACTGGTTGGATAATTATAGTCTGTTCAGGGCTGTTAAGGATGAAAATGGCGGGGTAGCTTGGAATTTTTGGCCCGAAGACATAGCTAGTCATAAAGCTACAGCTGTAGAAGCAGCTAGGGAACGTCTCGCTAGTGATATAGGCTACCATAAGTTTTTACAGTTTGTTTTCTTTCAACAATGGCAAGATTTGCGTAATTATGCTCATCAACGCGGTGTGAAAATTATTGGTGATATACCTATCTATGTAGCTCATGATAGCGCCGACGTTTGGGCTAATACTCGTTTCTTCTGTTTGGATCAAAAAACCCTCGGCTCTTCTACTATGGCGGGAGTACCTCCAGATTGCTTTAGTGATACAGGACAACTTTGGGGTAATCCTATTTATCTCTGGAAACGTCTAGAAGAAAATAACTTTAGCTGGTGGGTTCAACGTCTTAAGACTATGCTAGAATACGTCGATATTATTCGGGTTGACCACTTCCGTGCTTTTGAATCTTTTTGGGCGGTAAAACCAGGAGAAACTACCGCTATACAAGGAAAATGGCTGAAAACTCCAGGAGAAAAGTTATTTCAAGTTCTCGCCGAAGAATTAGGGGACATCCCCATTATCGCTGAAGATCTTGGCATAATTACACCAGAAGTAGAAGCACTCAGAGATAAGTTTAATTTCCCGGGTATGAAAGTTATTCAATTTGCCTTTGATTCTGACCGCGCTAATCCCTTTTTACCCTATAATTACGTTGATCGTAACTGTGTGGTCTATACTGGTACTCATGATAACGATACCACTATGGGTTGGTTTCTAGCGCGATCGCCTGAAGCACAAGCTAGAGTCAGGGATTATCTCGGTTGTATTTCTCCTGAAGGAATACACTGGAGTTTAATACGTTTAGCGATGAGTTCCGTTGCGAATGTGGCTATCTTCCCTCTTCAAGATATTCTCGGTTTAGAAAATTGGGCAAGAATGAATATGCCAAGTACTGCAACTGGTAATTGGGAATGGCGTTACCACCCCGACGCTTTAACCCGAGAATTAAGCGATCGCCTTAAATACTATACTTGGCTTTATGGTCGTGCTCCTTGA
- a CDS encoding DUF370 domain-containing protein, whose protein sequence is MEIQLINIGFGNIVSANRIIAIVSPESAPIKRIITEAKENGKLIDATYGRRTRAVIITDSNHIVLSAIQPETVSHRFVTQKDSVN, encoded by the coding sequence ATGGAAATACAGTTAATTAACATTGGTTTTGGTAATATAGTCTCGGCTAACCGCATTATCGCGATCGTTAGTCCTGAATCTGCTCCCATTAAGCGTATTATTACAGAAGCTAAAGAAAATGGTAAACTAATCGATGCTACCTATGGTCGTCGTACTCGCGCTGTGATTATTACTGATTCTAATCATATCGTCTTGTCTGCGATTCAACCTGAAACCGTTTCTCATCGTTTCGTTACTCAAAAAGATTCTGTTAATTAA
- a CDS encoding guanylate kinase: MTQGKLIVITGPSGVGKGTLVKELLNLHPELNLSVSATTRSPRPGEVHGVHYYFLSPAEFETMIASNSFLEWAQYTGNYYGTPRAQVETQLQEGQSIIFEIELLGARQVKSNFPDTLGIFILPPTFAELERRLQGRGNDSPTAIQQRLERAQQELQAADEFDYQIVNDDFKQALKLLEKAIFS, translated from the coding sequence ATGACTCAGGGAAAATTAATTGTTATTACAGGTCCATCTGGTGTAGGAAAGGGTACTCTGGTTAAGGAATTGCTTAACCTTCATCCCGAGTTAAATCTTTCTGTCTCCGCTACTACGCGATCGCCTCGTCCTGGTGAAGTACATGGTGTTCATTACTATTTTCTATCTCCTGCTGAATTTGAGACTATGATCGCTAGTAATTCTTTCTTAGAATGGGCTCAATATACTGGTAATTATTATGGCACACCACGCGCACAAGTAGAAACTCAATTACAAGAAGGCCAAAGTATTATTTTTGAAATCGAGCTACTTGGAGCACGTCAAGTAAAAAGTAATTTTCCCGATACTCTCGGTATCTTTATTTTACCACCTACTTTTGCTGAATTAGAACGTCGTTTACAAGGTAGAGGGAATGATTCCCCTACAGCTATTCAACAACGCTTAGAACGTGCTCAGCAAGAGTTACAAGCTGCTGATGAGTTTGATTACCAAATCGTTAATGACGATTTTAAACAAGCTCTTAAACTTCTAGAAAAGGCTATTTTTTCCTAA